From the genome of Malus domestica chromosome 04, GDT2T_hap1, one region includes:
- the LOC103427589 gene encoding ribulose bisphosphate carboxylase/oxygenase activase 1, chloroplastic-like, whose translation MAASISAATIAAVNRAPLNFNGSAFLGSSSLKKVSSKIISHPKIRSPGNFMVAAEYDESKQTPKDRWGGLAFDTSDDQQDITRGKGMVDTLFQAPMGSGTHYAVMSSYDYISTGLRQLDNMMDGFYIAPAFMDKLVVHITKNFLNLPNIKVPLILGVWGGKGQGKSFQCELVFAKMGINPIMMSAGELESGNAGEPAKLIRQRYREAADIISKGKMCCLFINDLDAGAGRLGGTTQYTVNNQMVNATLMNIADNPTNVQLPGMYNKQENPRVPIIVTGNDFSTLYAPLIRDGRMEKFYWAPTREDCIGVCMGIFRADNVPRGDIVKLVDTFPGQSIDFFGAIRARVYDDEVRKWIASVGVEGIGKRLVNSKEAPPTFDQPKMTLEKLLEYGNLLVQEQDNVKRVQLSDKYLKEAALGDANDDAIKSGSFYGKAAQQVNLPVPEGCTDPSAANYDPTARSDDGSCLYQF comes from the exons ATGGCTGcttcaatctcagcagcaaccATCGCCGCCGTTAACAGAGCACCG TTGAACTTCAATGGCTCTGCTTTCTTAGGCAGTAGCAGCTTGAAGAAGGTGAGCTCCAAGATCATCAGCCACCCAAAGATACGTTCACCTGGGAATTTCATGGTTGCTGCAGAATACGATGAGTCGAAGCAGACCCCCAAAGACAGGTGGGGAGGGCTTGCCTTTGACACTTCAGATGACCAGCAGGACATCACCAGAGGAAAGGGCATGGTGGACACGCTTTTCCAAGCTCCTATGGGCAGTGGGACCCACTACGCCGTCATGAGCTCCTACGATTACATCAGTACTGGTCTTCGCCA ATTGGACAACATGATGGATGGCTTCTACATTGCTCCAGCTTTTATGGACAAACTTGTTGTTCACATTACTAAGAACTTTCTGAACCTGCCCAACATTAAG GTTCCTCTTATTTTGGGTGTCTGGGGAGGCAAAGGTCAAGGAAAGTCATTCCAATGTGAGCTTGTCTTTGCCAAGATGGGAATCAA CCCTATTATGATGAGTGCTGGAGAATTGGAAAGTGGAAATGCTGGGGAGCCAGCAAAACTGATCAGGCAAAGGTACCGCGAGGCAGCAGACATCATCAGCAAGGGCAAAATGTGCTGCCTCTTCATCAACGATTTAGATGCAGGAGCTGGAAGACTGGGTGGAACTACTCAATACACTGTCAACAATCAAATGGTGAATGCTACCCTTATGAACATTGCTGACAACCCAACCAATGTCCAACTCCCAGGTATGTATAACAAGCAGGAGAATCCTCGCGTTCCCATCATAGTCACCGGTAATGACTTCTCCACATTGTACGCACCTCTCATCCGCGATGGGCGTATGGAGAAGTTCTACTGGGCCCCTACTCGTGAAGACTGCATTGGTGTGTGCATGGGAATTTTTCGCGCTGACAATGTTCCCAGAGGTGACATTGTCAAGCTCGTTGACACCTTCCCTGGTCAGTCCATTG ATTTCTTTGGTGCCATCAGGGCCAGAGTTTATGACGATGAAGTGAGGAAATGGATTGCAAGTGTTGGGGTAGAAGGCATCGGGAAGAGGCTAGTGAACTCGAAAGAGGCACCCCCGACTTTTGATCAACCGAAGATGACTCTTGAGAAGCTGCTTGAGTATGGAAACCTGCTGGTGCAAGAGCAGGACAATGTGAAGAGAGTCCAATTGTCCGACAAGTACTTGAAAGAGGCAGCTCTTGGGGATGCCAATGACGATGCCATAAAGAGTGGAAGTTTCTACG GCAAAGCAGCACAACAGGTTAACCTGCCTGTCCCTGAAGGTTGCACCGATCCATCTGCTGCGAACTACGATCCCACGGCGAGGAGCGATGACGGGAGTTGCCTGTACCAATTTTAG